The Micromonospora sp. WMMD961 genome has a segment encoding these proteins:
- a CDS encoding PDZ domain-containing protein — translation MRRRGLTVLLGALFTALLSIGVLRVPIPYVVLGPGPTVNTLGTADGKEVIQVSGRETSTSAGQLRLTTVGVQPTVRLRGAIAGWFSDDEAVVPRELVYPPGESTEQVEQRNAEDFKASQTSAETAALRELGFPVQVVVKTVSGDGPAAGALKAGDVITSVDGQPVPVAAKVTELVRAKPVGTALTIGYTRDGVPATVAVTSREQDGRPRIGVEIDQQQPHPFTLGIDLGDIGGPSAGLMFALGIVDKLTPADLTGGQVIAGTGTIDDEGAVGPIGGIAQKLVGAKRAGAKVFLVPADNCAEAVRNPQPDLPLLRVGSLDEALTALETLRGGGQPTRC, via the coding sequence ATGAGACGTCGTGGCCTGACGGTCCTGCTCGGTGCCCTGTTCACCGCCCTGCTGAGCATCGGGGTGCTCCGGGTTCCGATCCCGTACGTGGTGCTCGGGCCCGGCCCGACGGTCAACACCCTGGGTACCGCCGACGGCAAGGAGGTCATCCAGGTCTCCGGGCGGGAGACCTCGACGTCTGCCGGCCAGCTGCGGCTGACCACGGTGGGTGTGCAGCCCACGGTTCGGCTGCGGGGGGCGATCGCGGGTTGGTTCTCCGACGACGAGGCGGTGGTGCCACGGGAGCTGGTCTACCCACCCGGGGAGTCGACGGAGCAGGTCGAGCAGCGTAACGCCGAGGACTTCAAGGCGTCGCAGACCAGCGCGGAGACCGCCGCGCTGCGGGAGTTGGGCTTCCCGGTGCAGGTGGTCGTCAAGACGGTGTCCGGGGACGGTCCGGCAGCCGGGGCCCTCAAGGCCGGCGACGTGATCACCTCGGTCGACGGTCAGCCGGTGCCGGTGGCCGCGAAGGTCACCGAGCTGGTCCGGGCCAAGCCCGTCGGCACGGCGTTGACCATCGGTTACACCAGGGACGGCGTGCCGGCCACCGTCGCGGTGACGAGTCGGGAGCAGGACGGCCGACCGCGGATCGGTGTCGAGATCGACCAGCAGCAGCCGCACCCGTTCACGCTCGGCATCGACCTGGGGGACATCGGCGGGCCGAGCGCCGGTCTGATGTTCGCCCTGGGGATCGTGGACAAGCTGACCCCGGCGGATCTCACCGGCGGTCAGGTCATCGCCGGCACCGGCACCATCGACGACGAGGGCGCGGTCGGCCCGATCGGCGGGATCGCGCAGAAGCTGGTCGGCGCGAAGCGTGCCGGGGCGAAGGTTTTCCTGGTGCCGGCGGACAACTGCGCCGAAGCGGTCCGCAATCCACAGCCGGATCTGCCGCTGTTGCGGGTGGGTTCGTTGGACGAGGCATTGACCGCTCTGGAGACGTTGCGCGGGGGCGGCCAGCCGACCCGTTGCTGA
- a CDS encoding M48 family metallopeptidase produces the protein MAGTRKPVVEVRRSQRRRRTVSAYRDGERVVVLIPDQFSRAEESEWVDRMLARLAAREGRLARSDAELLARATRLLDLHLAEYASKAVPASVRWVTNQNGRWGSCTPADRSIRISHRVQEMPDWVIDYVLLHELTHLIVPSHNARFWALVGRYPKAERARGYLEGVAAASCAPLAT, from the coding sequence ATGGCGGGGACGCGTAAGCCGGTCGTCGAAGTGCGGCGCAGCCAGCGCCGACGACGCACGGTGTCTGCGTACCGTGACGGTGAGCGGGTCGTCGTCCTCATCCCGGACCAGTTCTCCCGCGCCGAGGAGAGCGAGTGGGTCGACCGGATGCTCGCCCGGCTCGCCGCCCGGGAGGGGCGCCTGGCCCGCTCCGACGCCGAGTTGCTGGCCCGGGCCACCCGGCTCCTCGACCTCCACCTCGCCGAATACGCCTCCAAGGCGGTGCCGGCCAGCGTCCGCTGGGTCACCAACCAGAACGGCCGGTGGGGCTCCTGCACGCCCGCCGACCGCAGCATCCGGATCTCGCACCGGGTCCAGGAAATGCCCGACTGGGTGATCGACTACGTGTTGCTGCACGAGTTGACGCACCTCATCGTGCCCAGCCACAACGCCCGCTTCTGGGCGCTGGTCGGCCGCTATCCCAAGGCGGAACGCGCCCGCGGCTACCTCGAAGGCGTAGCCGCCGCCTCCTGCGCGCCCCTCGCCACCTGA
- a CDS encoding zinc-dependent metalloprotease translates to MQQFMSQLQHLLSAPGSGPVNWDLARQVAASQLAAAGDPAVSPYERNAVEEALRLADLWLEPASAWPSGIQSPVAWNRNEWIFKTLDVWRKLCDPVASRMVGAMGDLVPPEARAQLGPMQSMVATLGGALFGGQLGQALGSLAAEVLSAGDIGLPLGPAGTAALIPANIRAYGEGLELPEDEVRLYVALREAAHQRLFQHVPWLRGHVLSAVEMYASGIRVNREAIEEAMGRVDPTDPESMQAIALEGIFTPEDSPAQKASLARLETALALVEGWVCHVVDSAASDRLPNVVRLGEAFRRRRAAGGPAEQTFAALVGLELRPRRLREAAALWAALTQHRGIEGRDAVWGHPDLLPSDDDFADPVAFAMNDMDLSELDSFDFTAPGGAEEKAPGNPDETDGEDDTKA, encoded by the coding sequence ATGCAGCAGTTCATGTCGCAGTTGCAGCACCTGCTCTCCGCGCCGGGCAGCGGGCCGGTCAACTGGGACCTGGCCCGGCAGGTAGCAGCCAGCCAGCTCGCGGCCGCCGGCGACCCGGCGGTGTCACCGTATGAGCGCAACGCGGTCGAGGAGGCGCTGCGCCTGGCCGACCTGTGGTTGGAGCCGGCCTCGGCGTGGCCGTCGGGCATCCAGTCACCGGTCGCCTGGAACCGCAATGAGTGGATCTTCAAGACGCTGGACGTGTGGCGCAAGCTCTGCGACCCGGTCGCCAGCCGCATGGTCGGCGCGATGGGCGACCTGGTGCCGCCGGAGGCCCGCGCCCAGCTCGGCCCGATGCAGTCGATGGTCGCCACCCTCGGTGGCGCGCTCTTCGGCGGCCAGCTGGGCCAGGCCCTCGGTTCGCTCGCCGCGGAGGTGCTCTCCGCCGGCGACATCGGGCTGCCGCTCGGCCCGGCCGGCACGGCCGCGCTGATCCCGGCCAACATCCGGGCGTACGGCGAGGGCCTGGAGCTTCCCGAGGACGAGGTCCGCCTCTACGTGGCGTTGCGTGAGGCCGCCCACCAGCGGCTCTTCCAGCACGTCCCGTGGCTGCGCGGGCACGTGCTCAGCGCAGTCGAGATGTACGCCTCGGGCATCCGGGTCAACCGGGAGGCGATCGAGGAGGCGATGGGACGGGTCGACCCGACCGACCCGGAGTCGATGCAGGCGATCGCCCTGGAGGGGATCTTCACCCCGGAGGACAGCCCCGCCCAGAAGGCCTCGCTGGCCCGGCTGGAGACCGCGCTAGCCCTGGTCGAGGGTTGGGTGTGCCACGTCGTGGACAGCGCCGCCAGCGACCGGCTGCCCAATGTCGTCCGGCTGGGCGAGGCCTTCCGCCGTCGCCGGGCCGCCGGCGGCCCCGCCGAGCAGACCTTCGCGGCCCTCGTCGGGCTGGAGCTCCGCCCGCGCCGACTCCGCGAGGCGGCGGCACTCTGGGCGGCGCTCACCCAGCACCGCGGCATCGAAGGCCGCGACGCCGTCTGGGGGCACCCGGACCTGCTCCCGTCCGACGACGACTTCGCCGACCCGGTCGCGTTCGCGATGAACGACATGGACCTGAGCGAGCTGGACAGCTTCGACTTCACCGCACCCGGTGGGGCCGAGGAGAAGGCCCCCGGCAATCCCGACGAGACCGACGGCGAGGACGACACCAAGGCGTGA
- a CDS encoding AarF/ABC1/UbiB kinase family protein, with product MTDIPRRAVSRTAKLAALPLGFAGRTVLGMGKRVTGLASDVISAEIQQRTAEQLFSVLGQLKGGAMKFGQALSVFEAALPEEIAAPYRQALTKLQEAAPPLPAASVHKVLAEQLGPDWRDLFVEFDDTPAAAASIGQVHRARWREPGFDESGAPNSRDVAVKIQYPGAGEALLSDLKQLSRLGGMFRAIQPGLDVKPLLVELRERITEELDYELEAESQRAFAAAYADDPEIYIPQVINAAPRVLVTEWVTGTPLADIIREGTEEERDEAGRLMATLHLSAPQRAGLLHADPHPGNFRLLPDGRLGVIDFGAVARMPEGTPEPIGRIAATALRGDADEVVAGLRAEGFIGSAEEIDAEGVLDFIRPMLEPIAADGFRFTRAWLRAEAGRLASPRSPTYQLSRQLNLPPSYLLIHRVTLGSIGVLCQLEAKAPYRSILERWLPGFAPVA from the coding sequence GTGACCGACATCCCGCGCCGCGCCGTGTCCCGCACCGCCAAGCTCGCCGCCCTACCGCTCGGCTTCGCCGGCCGGACGGTCCTCGGCATGGGAAAGCGCGTCACCGGGCTCGCCTCCGACGTGATCTCCGCGGAGATCCAGCAGCGCACCGCCGAGCAGCTGTTCAGCGTGTTGGGCCAGCTCAAGGGCGGGGCGATGAAGTTCGGTCAGGCGCTGTCGGTCTTCGAGGCGGCGCTGCCGGAGGAGATCGCCGCGCCCTACCGTCAGGCGCTCACGAAGCTCCAGGAGGCGGCACCACCGCTGCCGGCGGCCAGCGTGCACAAGGTGCTGGCCGAGCAGCTCGGCCCCGACTGGCGGGACCTGTTCGTGGAGTTCGACGACACCCCGGCCGCCGCCGCCAGCATCGGCCAGGTGCACCGGGCCCGGTGGCGGGAGCCGGGGTTCGACGAGTCGGGTGCGCCGAACAGCCGCGACGTCGCGGTCAAGATCCAGTATCCGGGTGCCGGCGAGGCGCTGCTCAGCGACCTCAAGCAGCTCTCCCGCCTGGGCGGGATGTTCCGGGCCATCCAGCCCGGCCTGGACGTCAAGCCGCTCCTGGTCGAGCTGCGCGAACGGATCACCGAGGAGCTGGACTACGAGCTGGAGGCCGAGTCGCAGCGCGCCTTCGCGGCCGCGTACGCCGACGACCCGGAGATCTACATCCCGCAGGTGATCAACGCGGCGCCCCGGGTGCTGGTCACCGAGTGGGTGACGGGCACCCCGCTGGCCGACATCATTCGCGAGGGCACCGAGGAGGAGCGGGACGAGGCGGGCCGGTTGATGGCCACCCTGCACCTCTCCGCTCCGCAGCGGGCCGGGCTGCTGCACGCCGACCCGCACCCGGGCAACTTCCGGCTGCTGCCCGACGGCCGACTCGGGGTGATCGACTTCGGCGCGGTGGCCCGGATGCCGGAGGGCACGCCGGAGCCGATCGGTCGCATCGCCGCGACAGCCCTGCGCGGCGACGCCGACGAGGTGGTGGCGGGGCTGCGCGCGGAGGGCTTCATCGGCTCCGCCGAGGAGATCGACGCCGAGGGCGTGCTCGACTTCATCCGTCCGATGCTGGAGCCCATCGCGGCGGACGGGTTCCGGTTCACCCGGGCCTGGCTGCGGGCCGAGGCGGGCCGACTGGCCAGCCCCCGCTCCCCCACGTACCAGCTGAGCAGGCAACTCAACCTGCCGCCGTCGTACCTGCTGATCCACCGGGTGACGCTCGGGTCGATCGGGGTGCTGTGCCAGTTGGAGGCGAAGGCTCCGTACCGCAGCATCCTGGAGCGCTGGCTGCCCGGCTTCGCGCCGGTCGCCTGA
- a CDS encoding UPF0182 family protein, with protein MRSSSPLPRMSRRGRVTIAVLVGVFVLFTLLGWGVQAWTDWLWFDEVRYTEVFTGVLLTRLALFLAVGLGMAVIVGGNLWLAHRLRPRLRPHSVEQATLERYRMVLSPRLGTWIALTAAVVGLFAGLSAQNRWDQWMLFRNGGDFGVKDPEFGVDIGFYVFQLPFWRYLLGVAFTAVVLAVIGALAVHYLFGGVRLQGVGDRMSNAARAHLSSLVAVFVLLKAIAYVLDRRAMLLEYNEGVKLYGAGYADVNALLPAKEILAYISIVVAIAIIVFSNAWMRNLVWPGISLALLGVSAVAIGGIYPWAVQTFEVKPSAKDKEAPYIQRSIDATRAAFGLGVTETTAYAANNLTPPASLATDTSVVPNVRLLDPQLVSETYTQLQQVRGFYDFGPKLDIDRYGVNGKVSDYVVGVREINYGELTDQQNTWINRHTVYTHGYGLVAAPANQVVCGGQPFFVSGFLGEKTQEACSSQTEQITAKQPRIYYGERMAADDYAIVGQSDPNKKAEFDRPVGEGGGESYTYTGEGGVEIGSFARRLLYAIKEQESNFLLSEAVNKDSKLLYVRNPRDRVEKVAPFLTLDGDPYPAVVDGRVQWIVDGYTTAASYPYAERVNLQTETTDELTNRGTFQLARENVNYMRNSVKATVDAYDGTVKLYEYDDTDPVLKAWNKAFGGDLIQPKADIPVELNEHFRYPADMFKVQRNLLTKFHVTNPGDFYSAQDFWQVPNVPDAPDSGQKQPPYYLFTQFPGQEGPRFQLTSAVTPNGRQNLAALISGSYVDGKPRLEVLELPDQTRISGPVQVHQQMTNNANIRQQLNLLSSNQAQVQYGNLLSLPFGDGMLYVEPVYVKSNQQDAYPLLQKVLVSYGDGGSFVVLADNIDDGIKQLVEQGKKAGQGTSPPPNTGGNPTTPTPTPTPTPTGTGAPTPTPSAGTPPPTGDLAAAADRVQTAITEVRAAQASGDFERYGRALKALDEALTAFQQAQQAAGTASGGASPSPGG; from the coding sequence ATGCGTAGCAGCAGCCCCCTTCCGAGGATGAGCCGGCGCGGGCGCGTCACCATCGCTGTCCTGGTCGGGGTGTTCGTGCTCTTCACCCTGCTCGGGTGGGGTGTCCAGGCGTGGACCGACTGGCTCTGGTTCGACGAGGTCCGCTATACCGAGGTCTTCACCGGAGTCCTGCTCACCCGGCTGGCGCTGTTCCTCGCCGTCGGGCTCGGCATGGCGGTGATCGTCGGTGGCAACCTGTGGCTGGCTCACCGGTTGCGTCCGCGGCTGCGTCCGCACTCGGTGGAGCAGGCGACCCTGGAGCGCTACCGGATGGTGCTCAGCCCGCGACTCGGCACCTGGATCGCGCTGACCGCCGCGGTGGTCGGGCTCTTCGCCGGCCTCTCCGCGCAGAACCGGTGGGACCAGTGGATGCTGTTCCGCAACGGCGGTGACTTCGGGGTCAAGGACCCGGAGTTCGGGGTGGACATCGGTTTCTACGTCTTCCAGCTGCCGTTCTGGCGCTACCTGCTCGGGGTCGCCTTCACCGCTGTGGTGCTGGCGGTGATCGGCGCGCTGGCGGTGCACTACCTGTTCGGCGGGGTTCGCCTGCAGGGTGTCGGGGACCGGATGAGCAACGCGGCCCGCGCGCACCTGAGCAGCCTGGTCGCCGTCTTCGTGTTGTTGAAGGCCATCGCGTACGTGCTGGACCGCCGGGCGATGCTGCTGGAGTACAACGAGGGCGTCAAGCTCTACGGCGCCGGCTACGCCGATGTCAACGCGCTGCTGCCGGCGAAGGAGATCCTGGCCTACATCTCGATCGTGGTGGCGATCGCGATCATCGTCTTCTCCAACGCCTGGATGCGGAACCTGGTCTGGCCGGGCATCTCGCTGGCGCTGCTCGGCGTCTCCGCGGTGGCCATCGGTGGCATCTACCCCTGGGCGGTGCAGACCTTCGAGGTGAAGCCGAGCGCGAAGGACAAGGAAGCGCCGTACATCCAACGCAGCATCGACGCGACGCGGGCGGCGTTCGGGCTGGGGGTCACCGAGACGACGGCGTACGCGGCGAACAACCTCACCCCACCGGCGAGCCTGGCCACCGACACGTCGGTGGTGCCGAACGTGCGGCTGCTCGACCCGCAGTTGGTCAGCGAGACGTACACCCAGCTCCAGCAGGTGCGTGGCTTCTACGACTTCGGCCCCAAGCTGGACATCGACCGGTACGGGGTGAACGGCAAGGTCTCCGACTACGTGGTCGGCGTCCGGGAGATCAACTACGGCGAGCTGACCGATCAGCAGAACACCTGGATCAACCGGCACACCGTCTACACCCACGGGTACGGGCTGGTGGCCGCCCCGGCGAACCAGGTGGTCTGCGGCGGGCAGCCGTTCTTCGTCTCCGGCTTCCTCGGCGAGAAGACCCAGGAGGCGTGCTCCTCGCAGACCGAGCAGATCACGGCCAAGCAGCCGCGGATCTACTACGGCGAGCGGATGGCGGCGGACGACTACGCGATCGTCGGGCAGTCCGACCCGAACAAGAAGGCCGAGTTCGACCGGCCGGTCGGTGAGGGTGGCGGCGAGTCCTACACCTACACCGGCGAGGGCGGCGTCGAGATCGGCTCCTTCGCCCGTCGCCTGCTGTACGCCATCAAGGAGCAGGAGTCGAACTTCCTGCTCTCCGAGGCGGTCAACAAGGACTCCAAGCTGCTCTACGTGCGCAACCCTCGGGACCGGGTGGAGAAGGTCGCGCCGTTCCTCACCCTGGACGGCGACCCGTACCCGGCGGTGGTGGACGGTCGGGTCCAGTGGATCGTCGACGGTTACACCACGGCGGCCAGCTACCCGTACGCCGAGCGGGTCAACCTGCAGACCGAGACGACGGACGAGCTGACCAACCGGGGCACGTTCCAGCTGGCCCGGGAGAACGTGAACTACATGCGTAACTCGGTGAAGGCGACCGTCGACGCGTACGACGGCACCGTCAAGCTCTACGAGTACGACGACACCGACCCGGTGCTCAAGGCGTGGAACAAGGCGTTCGGCGGTGACCTGATCCAGCCGAAGGCGGACATCCCGGTGGAGCTGAACGAGCACTTCCGCTACCCGGCGGACATGTTCAAGGTGCAGCGCAACCTGCTCACCAAGTTCCACGTGACCAACCCGGGCGACTTCTACTCGGCACAGGACTTCTGGCAGGTGCCGAATGTGCCGGACGCTCCGGACAGCGGCCAGAAGCAGCCGCCCTACTACCTGTTCACCCAGTTCCCCGGGCAGGAGGGCCCCCGGTTCCAGCTCACCTCGGCGGTCACCCCGAACGGCCGGCAGAACCTCGCCGCGCTGATCTCCGGGTCGTACGTCGACGGCAAGCCCCGGTTGGAGGTGCTGGAGTTGCCGGACCAGACCCGGATCTCCGGCCCGGTGCAGGTGCACCAGCAGATGACCAACAACGCGAACATCCGTCAGCAGCTCAACCTGCTGTCCAGCAACCAGGCGCAGGTGCAGTACGGCAACCTGCTCTCGCTGCCCTTCGGCGACGGCATGCTCTACGTCGAGCCGGTCTACGTGAAGAGCAACCAGCAGGACGCGTACCCGCTGTTGCAGAAGGTGCTGGTCTCCTACGGTGACGGTGGCTCCTTCGTGGTGCTCGCCGACAACATCGACGACGGCATCAAGCAGTTGGTCGAACAGGGTAAGAAGGCCGGGCAGGGCACGTCGCCGCCGCCGAACACCGGGGGCAACCCCACGACGCCGACACCCACACCGACACCGACGCCCACCGGGACCGGCGCGCCGACGCCCACGCCGAGCGCCGGCACCCCGCCGCCGACCGGTGACCTGGCCGCTGCCGCGGACCGGGTGCAGACCGCGATCACCGAGGTCCGGGCCGCGCAGGCGTCCGGCGACTTCGAGCGGTACGGGCGCGCGCTGAAGGCCCTGGACGAGGCGCTCACCGCGTTCCAGCAGGCGCAGCAGGCCGCAGGCACTGCCAGTGGTGGCGCGTCGCCGAGCCCCGGCGGCTGA
- a CDS encoding WhiB family transcriptional regulator, whose product MSLALAPLDMSVEMEANLPCRKFDPDLWFSDSPTELELAKSLCGDCPLRVECLAGAVERAEPWGVWGGEIFERGAVVPRKRPRGRPRKEDVARDAELRVEAEARLAASGLSEVRGAVRLAA is encoded by the coding sequence ATGAGTCTGGCGTTGGCCCCCCTCGACATGAGCGTCGAGATGGAGGCGAACCTGCCCTGCCGGAAGTTCGACCCCGACCTGTGGTTCTCCGACTCGCCCACCGAGCTCGAGCTGGCCAAGTCGCTCTGCGGGGACTGCCCGCTGCGCGTCGAATGCCTGGCTGGAGCCGTTGAGCGAGCGGAGCCCTGGGGCGTCTGGGGCGGCGAGATCTTCGAGCGTGGCGCGGTCGTCCCGCGTAAGCGGCCCCGTGGCCGTCCGCGTAAGGAGGACGTCGCCCGTGACGCCGAGCTTCGGGTCGAGGCCGAGGCGCGCCTGGCGGCCAGTGGGCTGTCCGAGGTGCGTGGCGCGGTCCGGCTGGCAGCCTGA
- a CDS encoding DUF5679 domain-containing protein — protein sequence MADQAQTTYNGYCVKCKEKRDFEGHVEVSKTGMNMAKGKCPVCGTTVNRILGKAKV from the coding sequence GTGGCCGACCAGGCCCAGACGACCTACAACGGTTACTGCGTGAAGTGCAAGGAGAAGCGGGACTTCGAGGGGCACGTCGAGGTCTCGAAGACCGGAATGAACATGGCCAAGGGCAAGTGTCCGGTATGCGGGACAACAGTGAACCGCATCCTGGGCAAGGCCAAGGTCTGA
- a CDS encoding TOMM precursor leader peptide-binding protein yields the protein MSRTALPRPTLLPGLNRLWRDRHTLQLGVGPGPAVLLELANPRAAYLLDLIDGTRSERTVLAQAATVRVTADEARTLLDALRTAGLLVPAHTLLPRDLAGPVRARLAAEAGALALIAARLPGTPAQVLRRRRTARVALTGTGALGGSLTVALAQAGVGQVVPQLTGPVRPVDLVGTGIPATELGHPLAPAVRAAVNRVAPGTGTRAARGGRTDLVIQLGTDRPPALLAAGLAQRRQPHLLVTLREGVPVIGPLVRPPAGPCLHCVELHRADRDPDWPRLAAQLAATEPVATGATSTLLAAIGYALAEALTQLDGGQPETLGGAMEITGAGRFRRRGWPPHPACGCSRGRVSAPARAQTSSGALRSVTMTG from the coding sequence ATGAGCCGCACCGCACTGCCCCGCCCCACACTGCTGCCCGGCCTCAACCGGCTCTGGCGGGACCGGCACACCCTCCAGCTCGGCGTCGGGCCGGGCCCCGCCGTGCTCCTGGAACTGGCCAACCCCCGGGCCGCCTATCTGCTCGACCTGATCGACGGCACGCGCAGCGAGCGCACCGTGCTGGCGCAGGCAGCCACCGTGCGGGTCACCGCCGACGAGGCGCGCACGCTGCTCGACGCCCTGCGTACGGCCGGTCTGCTGGTGCCCGCGCACACCCTGCTCCCTCGTGACCTCGCCGGCCCGGTCCGCGCCCGACTCGCGGCGGAGGCGGGCGCTCTGGCCCTGATCGCGGCCCGACTGCCCGGCACCCCCGCGCAGGTCCTGCGTCGGCGGCGAACCGCCCGGGTGGCGCTCACCGGCACCGGGGCGCTCGGCGGGTCGTTGACGGTGGCGTTGGCCCAGGCCGGCGTCGGGCAGGTGGTCCCCCAGCTCACCGGCCCGGTACGTCCCGTCGACCTGGTCGGCACCGGCATCCCCGCCACCGAGCTGGGCCACCCGCTGGCACCGGCGGTGCGCGCTGCCGTCAACCGCGTCGCCCCGGGCACCGGCACCCGCGCGGCCAGGGGCGGCCGGACGGACCTGGTGATCCAGCTCGGCACGGACCGGCCACCCGCGTTGCTCGCCGCAGGCCTCGCCCAGCGGCGGCAGCCACACCTGCTGGTCACCCTCCGCGAGGGCGTACCGGTCATCGGGCCGCTGGTTCGCCCACCGGCCGGGCCCTGCCTGCACTGTGTCGAGCTGCACCGGGCCGACCGCGACCCGGACTGGCCCCGGCTCGCCGCTCAGCTCGCGGCCACCGAACCGGTCGCCACCGGCGCTACCAGCACGCTGCTCGCCGCCATCGGGTACGCGCTGGCCGAGGCGCTGACGCAGCTCGACGGAGGTCAGCCCGAGACGCTGGGCGGTGCCATGGAGATCACCGGTGCCGGCCGTTTCCGTCGTCGGGGATGGCCGCCGCACCCGGCCTGTGGATGTTCCCGGGGCCGAGTGTCCGCACCAGCCCGGGCGCAGACCAGCAGCGGAGCCCTTCGGTCGGTAACAATGACCGGGTGA